The following proteins are co-located in the Verrucomicrobiia bacterium genome:
- a CDS encoding nucleotidyltransferase family protein — MEQRIRKAMVLAAGFGKRLKPLTDHTPKPLVAVAGKPMIQYALEKLIAYGIDEVVINVSYLKEPLMDYLRAFTSVRITLSEEPEPLETGGGLHRALPLLGPEPFFTINSDIIWKDDDDSALNRLSRAWDDARMDVLLLTQSKLRAVGHDKGEDHLFIKPDNTFDWIDADAPYIIAGVGIIHPRIFAESPGGKFSVKVLWLEALRRNRLFCLPHRGAWYQAGTVSDIAHIEEIWKTGSRS; from the coding sequence ATGGAACAGCGCATTAGGAAAGCCATGGTGCTGGCCGCCGGCTTCGGCAAGCGCCTCAAGCCCCTGACGGATCACACGCCCAAACCTCTCGTGGCTGTCGCGGGTAAACCGATGATTCAATACGCGCTCGAGAAGCTGATCGCGTATGGCATCGACGAGGTCGTGATCAATGTTTCCTACCTTAAGGAACCCCTGATGGACTACCTTCGGGCCTTCACAAGCGTGCGCATCACGCTGTCCGAGGAACCAGAACCGCTGGAAACCGGCGGCGGATTGCATCGGGCCCTCCCGTTGCTCGGGCCCGAACCGTTCTTTACGATCAACAGCGACATCATCTGGAAGGACGACGACGACTCCGCTTTAAACCGCCTGAGCCGCGCATGGGATGACGCTCGCATGGATGTCCTGCTGTTAACGCAATCGAAGTTGCGCGCGGTGGGTCACGACAAAGGGGAAGACCATTTGTTCATCAAACCTGACAATACGTTCGATTGGATCGACGCTGACGCGCCGTATATCATCGCAGGTGTTGGTATCATTCATCCCCGGATCTTCGCGGAATCACCTGGCGGGAAGTTTTCTGTGAAGGTGCTGTGGCTTGAAGCGTTGCGCCGCAATCGGCTCTTTTGCCTTCCGCATCGTGGAGCCTGGTACCAGGCAGGAACCGTTTCCGACATCGCTCACATCGAGGAGATTTGGAAAACCGGGAGCCGTTCCTAA
- the nusA gene encoding transcription termination factor NusA produces the protein MNADFLAVLDYWEKEKGISREILTAAVQEALLSAAKKAVGPARELRVAIESKTGDIKAFAKLVVSEKVISKHDQISVFDARRIKPDAQVGEELEIEVTPTGFGRIAAQYAKQALMQQIRRAEKALIFTEFKDRVGDIISGTVRRFDRSDVIVDLGKYEALLPNRERVPTEEYQVGERVRCYVKAVEQGPHGPEIILSRADPRFVIKLFQLEVSEISDGTIEIKGIAREPGFRTKLAVWTRDEKVDPVGACVGLRGQRVKNIVRELNNEKVDIIRWDSNIRNFITNALAPAKLKTFEIDEPRKRVRILTSEDQLSLAIGKRGQNARLTSKLTGWQVDIDAEHVVTKGFEEKVAEAVESLAAIPGLTREQADVLVHHGLTRLEDLLQADESDLSGIPEIGDQAAAILEAIRAESARRTLKIGETQVG, from the coding sequence ATGAACGCCGATTTTTTAGCGGTCCTGGATTATTGGGAGAAAGAGAAAGGCATCAGTCGTGAAATTCTCACTGCTGCTGTGCAGGAAGCCCTGTTGTCTGCCGCCAAGAAAGCCGTCGGCCCAGCACGCGAACTCCGCGTCGCCATTGAATCCAAAACCGGCGATATCAAGGCGTTTGCCAAGTTGGTTGTTTCCGAGAAGGTCATTTCAAAGCATGACCAGATTTCCGTGTTTGACGCTCGCCGCATCAAGCCCGATGCGCAAGTGGGAGAAGAGCTTGAAATTGAGGTCACGCCTACAGGGTTCGGGCGCATTGCTGCCCAATACGCCAAACAGGCCTTGATGCAGCAGATTCGCCGCGCGGAAAAGGCGCTCATCTTCACCGAGTTCAAGGATCGCGTCGGCGATATCATCAGCGGCACGGTTCGCCGCTTTGATCGCTCCGATGTGATCGTTGACCTCGGAAAGTATGAAGCGCTCCTGCCCAACCGGGAACGGGTTCCCACGGAGGAATACCAGGTGGGCGAACGTGTTCGTTGTTACGTGAAGGCTGTGGAGCAGGGGCCGCATGGGCCTGAGATCATCCTGTCCCGCGCCGATCCGCGCTTCGTGATCAAGCTGTTCCAACTGGAAGTTTCAGAAATCAGCGATGGCACTATTGAGATCAAGGGTATTGCGCGCGAACCGGGGTTCCGAACCAAACTGGCGGTCTGGACGCGTGACGAGAAGGTGGATCCCGTGGGCGCCTGTGTCGGCCTGCGCGGCCAGCGCGTGAAGAACATCGTGCGCGAGTTGAACAACGAAAAGGTGGATATCATCCGCTGGGATTCGAACATTCGCAATTTCATCACGAATGCGCTCGCCCCGGCGAAGCTGAAGACTTTTGAAATCGATGAGCCCCGCAAACGGGTGCGCATCCTGACCAGCGAAGACCAGTTGTCACTGGCGATCGGGAAGCGCGGCCAGAACGCGCGGCTGACGTCGAAGCTGACGGGCTGGCAGGTAGACATTGACGCCGAGCACGTGGTCACCAAGGGATTTGAGGAGAAGGTGGCCGAGGCGGTGGAATCATTGGCGGCGATTCCTGGGCTGACGCGTGAGCAGGCGGATGTGCTGGTGCACCATGGGTTGACGCGGCTCGAAGATTTATTGCAGGCGGATGAGAGCGACCTTTCGGGGATTCCGGAGATTGGCGACCAGGCAGCGGCGATCCTGGAAGCGATTCGCGCTGAGAGTGCGCGCCGCACGTTGAAGATTGGCGAAACGCAGGTGGGTTGA
- a CDS encoding bifunctional riboflavin kinase/FAD synthetase, translating to MNVIHSATELKPAGRKVCAAIGFFDGVHLGHQQIIRQTIADAQQHGAISVVITFDNHPTTIVAPERAPALIHPLAQRLRTIESFGVHTLLLLHFDRDFSQQPAEDFIASLARDLGRIHSLCVGANFTFGHQRGGNVALLERMGKSLGFAVHGLAAVALDGKTISSTRVREAIRNGDLDAAGQMLGRAYSISAAVEEGDRLGSRIGFPTANLSVRGLVLPPNGVYAAQAIIGGATHRCVLNIGVRPTLETRNPATRLEVHVLDFSGDLYGQELEVVFGEKLREEQKFGSLAQLQEQIARDVAAARLAG from the coding sequence GTGAACGTCATCCATAGCGCAACGGAGCTGAAACCTGCGGGACGGAAAGTCTGCGCGGCAATCGGGTTTTTCGACGGAGTTCATCTCGGCCACCAGCAGATCATTCGGCAAACGATCGCCGACGCGCAGCAACACGGGGCGATTTCTGTCGTTATCACGTTTGACAATCATCCCACGACGATCGTGGCACCCGAACGCGCGCCCGCCTTGATTCATCCGCTCGCGCAGCGCTTGCGAACGATTGAGTCTTTTGGAGTTCACACGCTGCTGCTGCTGCATTTCGATCGCGATTTCAGCCAACAACCGGCCGAGGATTTCATTGCCAGCCTCGCGCGTGACCTCGGCCGCATCCACAGCCTGTGCGTCGGGGCGAACTTTACGTTCGGCCATCAGCGTGGCGGAAACGTTGCGTTGCTGGAACGCATGGGAAAGAGTCTGGGTTTTGCGGTGCATGGGCTGGCCGCGGTGGCGCTCGACGGCAAGACGATCAGCAGCACGCGCGTCCGTGAAGCGATCCGCAATGGCGATTTGGATGCCGCAGGGCAGATGCTGGGTCGCGCCTACTCGATCAGCGCGGCGGTCGAAGAGGGCGATCGACTTGGATCGCGCATTGGCTTTCCCACAGCGAACCTCAGCGTGCGCGGGTTGGTGCTTCCTCCCAACGGGGTGTATGCAGCGCAGGCGATCATCGGAGGCGCAACACATCGCTGCGTGTTGAACATCGGCGTGCGACCCACGCTCGAGACCAGGAATCCCGCGACGCGGCTTGAAGTGCATGTCCTGGATTTCAGCGGCGACCTGTATGGCCAGGAATTGGAAGTCGTGTTCGGTGAAAAACTTCGCGAGGAGCAGAAGTTCGGATCACTTGCGCAGTTGCAGGAGCAAATTGCCAGGGACGTGGCGGCTGCCCGATTGGCCGGCTGA
- a CDS encoding bifunctional oligoribonuclease/PAP phosphatase NrnA, translating into MKSRPKIIDRIIEAIRENETFCIVGHIRPDGDCVGSQLGLALALRAEGKKVTVWNEDTLPDKLAFLDPDHLFQQPKPGQKFDCVIATDCASFERLGKVGECVQDRRLSINIDHHASNTRYADLNWVSPREPSTGELIYRLLKCAKWPITKQISDCLFTAVSTDTGSFQYPSTRPGTFHVGAELVTRGANLAKICDEVYQSYPLSRARLLKHVYSNFKLTHDNQVAYFWLKKSDYARTGAGSDDSEGLIDHIRAIEPVVVACVFEELEPELTRISLRSKNEKINVNEIAALFGGGGHKAAAGARIPGKPLAVQRRVIAAIRKALDAAT; encoded by the coding sequence ATGAAATCGCGTCCCAAGATCATCGATCGCATTATCGAAGCCATTCGAGAGAACGAAACGTTCTGCATCGTGGGGCACATCCGGCCGGATGGCGATTGCGTCGGATCCCAACTGGGCCTTGCGCTTGCCCTTCGCGCGGAAGGCAAGAAAGTCACGGTCTGGAACGAGGACACGCTGCCGGACAAGCTGGCCTTCCTCGATCCGGATCACCTGTTTCAACAACCGAAACCCGGCCAGAAGTTCGACTGCGTCATTGCAACGGATTGCGCAAGCTTCGAGCGGCTCGGCAAGGTGGGCGAGTGCGTGCAGGACCGCAGGTTGTCGATCAACATCGATCATCATGCCAGCAATACGCGCTACGCCGACCTCAATTGGGTTTCGCCGCGCGAACCTTCCACCGGTGAATTGATCTACCGCCTGCTGAAATGCGCCAAGTGGCCCATCACCAAACAGATTTCGGATTGCCTGTTCACCGCGGTCTCGACGGATACAGGTTCGTTCCAATACCCGTCGACGCGTCCTGGAACGTTTCACGTGGGCGCGGAACTGGTCACACGTGGCGCGAACCTCGCAAAGATTTGCGACGAAGTTTACCAGTCGTATCCCCTGTCGCGCGCGCGGCTGCTCAAGCACGTTTACAGCAACTTCAAGCTGACGCATGACAACCAGGTTGCGTATTTCTGGCTGAAGAAGTCTGACTACGCGCGCACCGGCGCGGGGAGCGATGACAGCGAGGGGCTGATCGATCACATCCGTGCGATCGAGCCTGTGGTTGTGGCGTGTGTCTTTGAGGAACTCGAGCCGGAGTTGACGCGCATCAGCCTTCGCTCGAAGAACGAAAAAATAAACGTTAACGAAATCGCCGCGCTGTTCGGCGGAGGCGGCCACAAGGCTGCGGCCGGCGCCCGCATTCCAGGCAAGCCGCTCGCCGTGCAGCGCAGGGTGATCGCCGCCATCCGCAAGGCGCTCGACGCTGCCACATAA
- the infB gene encoding translation initiation factor IF-2 yields MPVRIYDISKKLGLENKEVLTKAKELGITAARVASSSLDKITAEYLEEQLRKDHPALSAPAAPAPAPAPPPPPDKIIVVTAPPPEPPPVVEVAPEPEPVPEAEPVSPVTVVEVPPAAEPALEPAVSAEAAAPEPEVEAPFVEESAPAEPVAEVPAQPQVSAAPPVPAAPTVPKVGEKVGFIQLPQRPAPKVGDKVGSIKLPQPPVRRGEPQRGDFNRGRDVRGGMRGAPPAQGTQGQRPGQPQQRPGGRPEPSKPLLPADAQVIVIKPPIMVRELAEQLKQKPFVIIGDLMKLGVFATVNQAIDEATAQKVCAAHGFRFEVEKRERGGGVVHAPIKKVELDQEDKPEELRPRAPVVTIMGHVDHGKTTLLDVIRKSDVAAGEAGGITQHIGAYTISFPHPERKTELAQVTFLDTPGHAAFSSMRARGANVTDIVVLVVAANDGVMPQTLEALSHAKAAKVPIIVAVNKVDHPNANPLKVRQQLQDKGLVPDDWGGDTIFVDVSALTKQGVDKLIEMLLLQADLLELKANPTRRAKGNVIESGLEPGGPTATVLVRKGTLRVGDVILCGQFYGRVRALINEEAKRLKEAGPSVAVKVLGLNGVPEAGLEFSVVEDERAARDLTEERAQEARLQGQEAARSKVTLENLFATLESQQSKTLKLVVKADTQGSVEAIVEALKKIDSEKVSLEIIHSAVGTITESDVALSSASNAVILGFHTRVDSGVADKAKHEGVQIKLYAIIYELIDEVKESMAGLLEPILKEVIIGSAEVRKVFELSKGAPVAGCIVNTGRIAKGKVRVRRRREVIYEGLTQSLRRFQDEVNEVRAGMECGIRIDGFGEFQVGDAIECYNVEKIAQKL; encoded by the coding sequence ATGCCCGTTCGTATTTACGATATTTCAAAGAAGCTCGGCCTGGAGAACAAGGAAGTTCTCACCAAGGCGAAGGAACTGGGCATTACCGCCGCGCGCGTTGCGTCGAGCTCCCTCGATAAAATTACCGCCGAGTACCTCGAAGAACAGCTGCGCAAGGATCACCCTGCGCTGAGCGCCCCTGCTGCGCCAGCACCGGCACCTGCGCCCCCACCGCCGCCCGACAAGATTATCGTCGTTACTGCGCCTCCGCCGGAGCCCCCGCCTGTGGTCGAAGTGGCGCCCGAGCCTGAACCCGTTCCCGAAGCGGAGCCGGTTTCTCCTGTGACTGTCGTTGAAGTTCCCCCGGCGGCCGAGCCCGCTCTTGAACCGGCGGTTTCCGCTGAAGCTGCCGCGCCGGAACCCGAAGTGGAAGCGCCGTTCGTTGAAGAGTCGGCGCCTGCCGAACCCGTGGCCGAAGTCCCTGCGCAGCCGCAAGTTTCCGCTGCGCCGCCCGTCCCCGCTGCCCCAACTGTGCCGAAGGTTGGTGAAAAGGTTGGATTTATCCAGCTTCCTCAAAGGCCGGCTCCGAAGGTTGGAGACAAAGTCGGTTCCATCAAATTGCCCCAGCCCCCAGTCCGGCGCGGCGAACCGCAGCGCGGCGATTTCAACAGGGGGCGTGATGTCCGCGGCGGCATGCGAGGAGCACCCCCTGCCCAGGGAACCCAAGGCCAGCGCCCGGGTCAGCCACAGCAGCGTCCGGGGGGCAGGCCTGAACCTTCGAAGCCTCTGTTGCCGGCCGATGCACAGGTGATTGTGATCAAGCCGCCGATCATGGTACGCGAGCTCGCGGAGCAGTTGAAGCAGAAGCCATTCGTTATCATTGGCGACCTGATGAAGCTGGGCGTGTTTGCGACGGTCAACCAGGCGATTGACGAAGCGACAGCGCAGAAGGTCTGTGCCGCTCATGGTTTTCGTTTTGAAGTGGAGAAGCGCGAACGCGGCGGCGGCGTGGTTCACGCTCCCATCAAGAAGGTTGAACTCGACCAGGAGGACAAGCCGGAGGAATTGCGTCCGCGGGCGCCGGTTGTCACGATCATGGGCCATGTCGACCACGGCAAAACCACGCTGCTCGACGTCATTCGCAAAAGCGATGTCGCGGCAGGAGAAGCCGGTGGAATCACACAGCACATCGGCGCTTACACGATCTCCTTTCCGCACCCCGAGCGGAAGACCGAGCTGGCGCAGGTCACCTTCCTTGACACCCCGGGTCACGCGGCATTCAGTTCGATGCGCGCTCGGGGCGCCAATGTCACTGACATTGTTGTGCTCGTCGTGGCAGCCAACGACGGTGTGATGCCGCAAACGCTTGAGGCGTTGAGCCACGCGAAGGCCGCGAAGGTTCCGATCATCGTCGCCGTGAACAAGGTGGATCATCCCAACGCGAACCCGCTCAAGGTTCGGCAGCAGCTGCAGGACAAAGGTCTGGTTCCGGACGATTGGGGCGGCGACACAATTTTTGTGGACGTCTCCGCGCTCACGAAGCAGGGCGTTGATAAGTTGATCGAGATGCTTCTGCTGCAGGCTGACTTGCTGGAGCTGAAGGCAAATCCGACGCGGCGCGCCAAGGGCAATGTGATTGAATCCGGCCTGGAGCCTGGCGGTCCGACGGCGACCGTGCTCGTGCGGAAAGGCACGCTGCGCGTTGGCGACGTGATCCTGTGCGGACAATTTTACGGCAGGGTTCGCGCCCTGATCAACGAGGAGGCCAAGCGCTTGAAGGAAGCGGGTCCTTCGGTGGCCGTGAAGGTCCTGGGATTGAATGGCGTTCCTGAAGCGGGATTGGAATTCAGCGTGGTCGAGGACGAACGCGCTGCCCGTGACCTGACCGAAGAGCGCGCGCAGGAAGCGCGGCTGCAGGGCCAGGAGGCGGCGCGCAGCAAGGTCACATTGGAAAACCTGTTTGCGACCCTGGAATCGCAACAAAGCAAGACGCTCAAGCTCGTTGTCAAAGCTGACACGCAGGGTTCAGTGGAAGCCATTGTGGAGGCGCTGAAGAAGATCGATTCGGAAAAGGTTTCCCTGGAAATCATTCACAGCGCGGTCGGGACGATCACCGAATCCGACGTGGCGCTCTCCTCGGCTTCCAATGCGGTCATCCTCGGTTTCCACACGCGGGTCGACAGCGGCGTTGCGGACAAAGCGAAGCATGAAGGCGTGCAGATCAAGCTTTACGCCATCATTTACGAGCTGATCGATGAGGTGAAGGAATCGATGGCGGGCTTGCTAGAGCCCATTCTCAAGGAAGTCATCATCGGATCGGCTGAAGTGCGGAAGGTGTTTGAACTTTCCAAGGGCGCGCCCGTCGCGGGTTGCATCGTCAACACAGGGCGCATTGCAAAGGGCAAGGTGCGGGTGCGGCGCCGGCGCGAGGTGATTTACGAGGGCCTGACGCAATCGCTGCGCCGGTTCCAGGACGAAGTTAACGAGGTCCGCGCGGGGATGGAGTGCGGCATTCGTATCGACGGCTTCGGGGAATTTCAGGTCGGCGACGCGATTGAGTGCTATAATGTGGAAAAAATAGCGCAGAAGCTGTGA
- the rbfA gene encoding 30S ribosome-binding factor RbfA yields MPSLRIQRVNELLKRAIGEAIRRELPVNETGLITVNEVDVAGDLKTATVYASVLGNAEQQKRGFAHLEQHRPRIQDIVARSVVLKYTPVLRFVFDDSVVRGNRVLEIIENLEKDPKAGTE; encoded by the coding sequence ATGCCTTCTCTTAGAATTCAAAGGGTCAACGAATTGCTGAAACGCGCGATTGGCGAGGCCATTCGCCGTGAACTGCCGGTTAACGAAACGGGATTGATCACGGTGAACGAGGTGGATGTCGCCGGCGATTTGAAGACCGCGACCGTCTACGCCAGCGTGCTCGGAAATGCCGAACAGCAGAAGCGCGGTTTCGCCCATTTGGAACAGCATCGTCCCCGGATACAGGACATCGTTGCCCGAAGCGTCGTCTTGAAGTACACGCCCGTGTTGCGCTTTGTCTTTGACGATTCCGTGGTTCGCGGCAACCGCGTGCTGGAAATCATCGAGAACCTTGAAAAGGATCCAAAGGCGGGAACCGAATAG
- the truB gene encoding tRNA pseudouridine(55) synthase TruB, whose product MQEFTALDGALLIDKPSGPTSHDVVDAIRRKFAIKKVGHCGTLDPNATGLLIIVLGRATKLSERLMSDDKVYEGTLRLGESTDSYDADGELTGSLPVPPLSLAELNETAAEFIGDLMQTPPMVSAIKKDGVPLYKLARKGLEVPREPRLVHIYNFRFTQYEEPLATFKLACTKGTYVRTVAHEMGEKLGCGAHLATLRRTVSGKFDVADAATLDAVLKLSAAELAKRVIPFLKLAANA is encoded by the coding sequence ATGCAAGAGTTCACCGCGCTGGACGGCGCACTGCTCATCGACAAACCAAGCGGCCCTACCTCTCACGACGTGGTTGACGCCATCCGCCGCAAGTTCGCGATCAAGAAGGTTGGCCATTGCGGCACGCTGGATCCGAATGCAACGGGGCTGTTGATCATCGTGCTTGGACGCGCGACGAAGCTTTCCGAACGGTTGATGTCCGACGACAAGGTGTATGAAGGAACGCTGCGGCTGGGCGAATCCACCGACAGCTATGACGCCGACGGTGAACTGACAGGGTCGTTGCCGGTTCCGCCGCTTTCGCTGGCTGAGCTGAACGAGACGGCCGCAGAGTTTATTGGCGACCTGATGCAAACGCCGCCGATGGTTTCAGCCATCAAGAAGGATGGCGTGCCGCTCTACAAGCTGGCGCGGAAGGGATTGGAAGTTCCGCGAGAACCGCGGCTGGTGCACATCTACAATTTCCGGTTCACCCAGTACGAAGAACCCCTCGCGACCTTCAAGCTCGCGTGCACGAAGGGAACCTACGTCCGCACGGTCGCGCATGAGATGGGCGAAAAACTCGGCTGCGGAGCGCATCTCGCGACCTTGCGGCGAACGGTTTCCGGCAAGTTCGACGTCGCCGATGCGGCCACGCTGGATGCTGTGCTGAAACTCTCGGCGGCCGAGCTCGCAAAGCGCGTGATTCCTTTCCTGAAACTCGCGGCCAACGCGTAG
- a CDS encoding MFS transporter: MNAAPPPARERWPFQVKYILGNEAAERFSYYGMKGILALYITNVLLMTKDQSTHIIHLFGFANYFMPLVGAWVSDRFLGRYKTILWISLSYCVGHGVMALSDVTTTIDGKTMCLYIGLALIAFGSGGIKPCVSAFMGDQFKPEQRHLLQKAYAAFYWSINLGSTASFLIIPWVARKHGYAWAFGIPGLAMAFATFVFWLGTKHYVMVPPARTTRTAGFLQVLSFTTAKFLKAWLNREQPRQPFWDAARTKFREDEIDAARSVLPILSIFALAPIFWSLFDQTFSTWILQGEQMVPYQLGDFTIGPEAMLTANPILVMIFLPILTWGVYPMLGKWATPLRRMSAGMFLAGGSFIVVAMMQTRIDQEGAQLSVLWQIVPYIIITIAEVLFSTTGLEFAFREAAPSMKSTILGFWNLTVALGNLLVSVLTSVLAVGDSGSESVSAGRFMLYAAMTFGVAVVFAIVASFYKYRDPSAALGK, from the coding sequence ATGAACGCAGCCCCGCCCCCAGCTCGCGAACGCTGGCCTTTCCAGGTCAAGTATATCCTCGGCAACGAAGCCGCGGAGCGGTTCAGTTATTACGGGATGAAGGGCATCCTGGCCTTGTACATCACCAACGTGTTGCTGATGACCAAGGATCAGTCGACACACATCATCCACCTGTTCGGTTTCGCCAATTACTTCATGCCGCTTGTCGGCGCGTGGGTGTCGGATCGGTTCCTGGGCCGATACAAAACCATTCTTTGGATTTCCCTTTCCTACTGCGTCGGGCATGGCGTGATGGCGTTGAGCGATGTCACCACGACCATTGATGGAAAAACGATGTGCCTGTACATCGGCCTTGCGCTGATTGCGTTTGGATCAGGCGGAATCAAGCCGTGCGTGTCGGCGTTCATGGGGGATCAATTCAAGCCTGAACAGCGGCACCTGCTGCAAAAGGCATATGCGGCGTTCTACTGGTCGATCAACCTGGGTTCGACCGCGTCGTTCCTGATCATTCCATGGGTCGCGCGCAAGCATGGGTATGCGTGGGCGTTTGGAATTCCGGGACTCGCGATGGCGTTCGCAACCTTCGTTTTCTGGCTCGGAACGAAGCATTACGTGATGGTGCCGCCGGCGCGGACGACGCGGACGGCGGGGTTTCTGCAGGTCCTGTCGTTCACAACTGCGAAGTTTCTCAAGGCTTGGTTGAACCGTGAGCAGCCGAGACAACCATTCTGGGACGCGGCGCGCACGAAATTTCGGGAGGATGAAATCGATGCCGCGCGATCAGTCCTGCCGATCCTTTCCATCTTCGCCCTCGCACCGATTTTCTGGTCGTTGTTCGATCAAACGTTTTCGACGTGGATCCTGCAGGGTGAACAAATGGTGCCGTACCAGCTTGGGGATTTCACGATTGGCCCGGAGGCGATGCTGACGGCAAACCCGATTCTCGTGATGATTTTCCTGCCGATCCTCACGTGGGGCGTCTATCCGATGCTTGGCAAGTGGGCGACGCCGCTTCGGCGCATGTCGGCCGGAATGTTCCTGGCAGGCGGGTCATTCATCGTAGTGGCGATGATGCAGACACGGATCGACCAGGAGGGCGCCCAGTTGAGCGTCCTGTGGCAAATCGTTCCCTACATCATCATCACGATTGCGGAAGTCCTCTTTTCAACAACGGGACTTGAGTTTGCGTTCCGCGAAGCCGCGCCGTCGATGAAGAGCACGATCCTGGGTTTCTGGAATCTGACCGTGGCATTGGGCAACCTGCTCGTAAGCGTGCTCACGTCAGTGCTTGCCGTTGGGGATAGTGGCTCGGAATCGGTCAGCGCGGGTCGGTTTATGTTGTATGCGGCGATGACCTTTGGCGTCGCAGTGGTCTTTGCGATCGTGGCGTCGTTTTATAAGTATCGCGATCCAAGTGCAGCGCTGGGCAAGTGA
- a CDS encoding phosphotransferase has translation MSINVKSAEPADPMQTFLWFAGWPQAKVTPLAGDASQRRYFRVVQGSRTGVLMDASSCPSSVPPFVRMDEHLRRLGFSAPKILARDVPRGWLLLEDFGDRTFAQLLDSGAEPRELFELATDLLISLHRNSDAVPAGLRVYSPEQMLHDIELFLEWRTPGIPAAEQEEFRRAWSEVLPLAHAAPQSLLLRDYHVANLMLLPESAGVQRVGLLDFQDAYAGPVTYDLVSLLEDARRELPPGLREEMLARYRDAFPGLERDAFDQSVAIAAAQRHTRVLAIFERLSRKEQKHQYKESHSARVERRLQTALQHPTLAPVRTWMNRHGTAH, from the coding sequence ATGAGCATCAACGTCAAATCCGCTGAACCCGCCGACCCGATGCAAACCTTCCTTTGGTTTGCCGGCTGGCCCCAGGCGAAGGTCACGCCCCTTGCTGGAGATGCCTCGCAGCGCCGCTACTTTCGAGTTGTCCAAGGCTCGCGAACCGGAGTCCTGATGGATGCCTCCTCCTGCCCATCCAGCGTGCCCCCGTTTGTAAGGATGGACGAACACCTGCGGCGGCTGGGGTTCTCAGCGCCGAAGATTTTGGCAAGAGACGTTCCGCGCGGATGGCTGCTCCTTGAAGACTTTGGGGATCGAACCTTTGCTCAATTGCTGGACTCAGGCGCTGAACCTCGGGAACTCTTCGAATTGGCAACCGACCTGTTGATTTCGTTGCACCGAAATTCTGATGCTGTTCCTGCCGGACTTCGCGTGTATTCCCCCGAACAGATGTTGCACGACATCGAACTCTTCCTGGAATGGCGAACGCCCGGAATCCCGGCGGCGGAACAGGAGGAATTCCGGCGCGCCTGGAGCGAGGTCCTTCCGCTCGCGCATGCCGCTCCCCAATCCCTTCTGCTGCGAGATTACCATGTTGCCAATCTGATGCTCCTTCCCGAATCCGCGGGGGTGCAGCGCGTGGGCCTGCTGGATTTCCAGGACGCTTACGCAGGTCCTGTCACCTACGATCTGGTGTCACTCCTGGAGGACGCCCGCCGTGAATTGCCGCCGGGCTTGCGGGAGGAAATGCTGGCACGCTATCGGGATGCCTTTCCTGGACTGGAACGCGATGCCTTTGATCAATCGGTCGCCATTGCGGCAGCCCAACGGCACACCCGGGTGCTTGCGATTTTCGAGCGATTAAGCCGCAAGGAACAGAAGCACCAGTACAAGGAGTCGCATTCGGCGCGGGTTGAGCGTCGACTTCAAACCGCCTTGCAGCATCCCACCCTGGCACCCGTAAGAACCTGGATGAATCGACATGGAACAGCGCATTAG